The window GGTCTGTCGCCAGGTTCACCTTGCTGACTCCGCCGCCGGGAAGGCGGATGGCCCGGCGCATCATCGCCGCGTCCACGCCCGACCCGCCGTGCAGTACCAGGTGCGCGCTGGTTCGCTCCCGAATCGCCGCAAGGCGGTCGATATCGATGGTGACGGCTCGGCCTACGCCGTGAACGGTGCCCACCGACACCGCAAGCGCATCGACGTCGCTGCCGGCGACGAACTCCTCCACCTGGTCGGGGTCGGTGTAGGCGACGAGCTCACGCTCCTCGGCCTCGGAGAACGAGGTGGCACCTATGGTCCCCAGCTCGCCTTCGACCGAGGCGCCGCGGGCGTGGGCTCGGTCGGCCACGCGTCTCGTCACCCGGATATTCTCCTCGAGCGGATAGTCGGAGGCGTCGATCATCACCGAGGTGAACCCTGCCTCGAGCGCCCGTTCGATGAGCGCTTCGTCATGAGTGTGGTCGAGATGGAGGCCCACGGGCACGGTGATGGCCAGCTCGTTCAGGTAGTCGCGGAAGGCTTCGGCGAACCGCTCAACCTCCACGCCGCAGCGACTCATGTCCTTCTGCGATATCTGCACCAGCAGGGGCGAGCGCGCCCGTTCGGCGGCCCGCAGCACGGGCGGGATCATCAGCGGATAGCGGGGTGAGAAAGCGCCGATCGCGTAGCCGTTCGCTTCGGCGTGGGGGGCGAGTTCACTGAAGGTCCGCAGGTTTTTCGGCCTGTCTATCGTCGGCACCGGTCTCCTCGGTCTGAACTTCCTCAGGGGGTCTGGTGGCTTCCGGAAGCCTGGCTCAGCCGTGCGCCGGCTGCGGTAGGAGCAGCGGGTCGATACCGCGGAGCATCATCCCCTGTCCCCGGGATCGGTGCTCTTCATTGCTGGGCGGGTCGCTGGGGTCGCGCATCTGCACGAGCAGCGTTGTTCGCGCCTCGCCGCTGGTGTTGACGCCGGAACCGTGGATCGTCAGGTAGCTGAAGAAGAGGACGTCCCCGGCGCGGGCCGGGCAGGCGACCGCGCTCTCCAGCGGGTAGCGGTCGAAGGGCAGGTGCCAGCCGCCCTCCTCGACGTGATCGATCGGCCCGAGCTTATGACTGCCCGGGACCACTCGTACGCAGCCCTT of the Trueperaceae bacterium genome contains:
- a CDS encoding class II fructose-bisphosphate aldolase, with protein sequence MPTIDRPKNLRTFSELAPHAEANGYAIGAFSPRYPLMIPPVLRAAERARSPLLVQISQKDMSRCGVEVERFAEAFRDYLNELAITVPVGLHLDHTHDEALIERALEAGFTSVMIDASDYPLEENIRVTRRVADRAHARGASVEGELGTIGATSFSEAEERELVAYTDPDQVEEFVAGSDVDALAVSVGTVHGVGRAVTIDIDRLAAIRERTSAHLVLHGGSGVDAAMMRRAIRLPGGGVSKVNLATDLEVAMLAALNSARRVVDDEIRALPDRDLRLAQDAVEAVVIEKIEAVLGSAGRANGHPWEGR